AGAAAGCTTTTTCGATTCTGCCAAATGTGAAAATTGAAAAAGACTATCGAGGCTGTCTGGTTATTTACGTTTCATCTATTTCAGAGAATCCAATTGTTACCAATGATTTAGTCGATTTAGTAAGTAATACAGAGTTTGTTTTTCTGGGCAGAATTGATAATGTAATCAATAGTGGCGGAGTGAAGCTGATTCCGGAGCAGATTGAAGCAAAATTGATTGATAAAATTCCGAACCGATTTTTTGTAACCGGTGTTCCGGATACAACTTTGGGTGAGAAATTAATCTTGGTAATAGAAGGGGAGAAATATGATTTTTCTCCTGATTTCTTTGATAATCTGGGAAAATTTGAAAAACCAAAAGAAATTGTTTTTGTTCCGAAATTCAAAGAAAACGAAAACGGAAAACTGCTTAGAAAACCTAGTTTGTTGTAAATTTCAATAGTAAAATAAAAACCCAAATTTCAAGTATTGAAATTTGGGTTTTTAAATATTTAAGTACCAAAATTGGAATTTTAGATACTTTACTTTTTGCGTTCCAATAAAGCCATATAGAATCCGTCAAAACCAGATTCCGAAGCCAGCATTTTGCGGTCTTCTACAAAAGTAAACTGCTGTCCGATTTCGGTTTTTAGGAATTTTTCAACTTGTTCCTGATTTTCTGAAGGTAAAACAGAACAGGTAGCGTACACTAATTTTCCACCTGGTTTTACAATTTTAGAATAACTTTCTAAAACCTCGCTCTGAACTTTACGGATATTGTCGATAAATTCAGGCTGTAATTTCCATTTCGAATCAGGGTTCCTTTTTAAAACCCCCAATCCGCTGCAGGGTGCATCAATTAAAACACGATCTGCTTTTTCGTGTAATTTTTTAATCACCTTTGTGCTGTCAATAATGCGGTATTCGATATTGAAAGCACCGTTTCTTTTAGCTCTTAATTTTAACTGCTTTAATTTGCTTTCATACAAATCCATAGCAATTAACTGACCTTTATTGTTCATTAAGGAAGCCATGTGGAGTGTTTTACCTCCCGCTCCTGCGCAGGTATCTACGACGCGCATTCCTGGTTGTACGTCTAAAAAACCGGCAACTAATTGAGAGTTGGCATCCTGAACTTCAAAAAGACCTTGTTTAAAAGCGTCGGTTAAAAATACGTTTGCTCTTTCTTTTAAAACCAAAGCTTCCGGCTGATCTTTTAAATATTCAGTTTCGATATTTAAATCCATTAAGGTGTTTCTCAGGCTTTCCTTAGTTCCTTTAAGTGTATTGGTTCTTAAAATAACTTTAGCAGGCTGGTTTTGAGCTGCAATTTCTTTGGCCCAAACTTTTTCGCCAAGTTCTTTTACACCGAGTTCATCCATCCAGTCCGGAATAGATTCTTTTAAGGCTCTGTTTTTAGATAATTCATCAAAACGGCCTTTTATTTTTCTTTCGGGAGTTCCTTCCAGCTGTCTCCAGTCCGGGATAGGATATCCTCTCAATACTGCCCAAACGGCAAACATTCTCCATAAATTATCCCTGTCGTATGGTTCTTTTACTTCTGCAATTTCTGCATAAAGACGTTTCCAGCGGACAATTTCGTATATCGTTTCAGCAACAAACTTCCTGTCTGAACTCCCCCAGCGTTTGTCTTTTTTTAATGCTCTGGCTACCACTTTATCTGCATATTCACCTTCATTGAAAATTGCATTCAAAGAATCGATGGTAGTATAAACTAAATTTCTGTGTAATCTCATTTCTAATATTTGAGTTGCAAAGGTACTATTAATTGATTGAAAGTTAAATTTTTAATTCTGATTCTTGATTCAACTTTCGTTTTAAAAGAAAAACACTCTTATAAAGTTTTAAAAGAGTGTTTTCTGAAATTTATTTCTGTTAACGATTTTACTTTGTAATTCTCGTTAAACCGATATTCTCCGGAGCATGAAGCACCATTGGGAATTTTTCTATTTTTACAGAACTGCTGTCTAAACCAAAAGCTCTTTCTTCGGATAAACTCAGCTTTTTAATAAAGAAATACGAGTTCATGATGATGTTTTCATGCCATCTTAAATCGTTGTCGTTTGATAAGAATTTCTCAGACAAAACAAATTTAAAGTCTCCGATAATATTGTTTTTGTTCAAAGATTCGTAACGGCTTGTAATGTCCACTTCACCGCGTTTTACCATATCACGAATTACTTCTCTAAACATTAAGTTGATTTTGGTAGGT
This portion of the Flavobacterium gelatinilyticum genome encodes:
- a CDS encoding RsmB/NOP family class I SAM-dependent RNA methyltransferase, producing the protein MRLHRNLVYTTIDSLNAIFNEGEYADKVVARALKKDKRWGSSDRKFVAETIYEIVRWKRLYAEIAEVKEPYDRDNLWRMFAVWAVLRGYPIPDWRQLEGTPERKIKGRFDELSKNRALKESIPDWMDELGVKELGEKVWAKEIAAQNQPAKVILRTNTLKGTKESLRNTLMDLNIETEYLKDQPEALVLKERANVFLTDAFKQGLFEVQDANSQLVAGFLDVQPGMRVVDTCAGAGGKTLHMASLMNNKGQLIAMDLYESKLKQLKLRAKRNGAFNIEYRIIDSTKVIKKLHEKADRVLIDAPCSGLGVLKRNPDSKWKLQPEFIDNIRKVQSEVLESYSKIVKPGGKLVYATCSVLPSENQEQVEKFLKTEIGQQFTFVEDRKMLASESGFDGFYMALLERKK